Proteins encoded in a region of the Aptenodytes patagonicus chromosome Z, bAptPat1.pri.cur, whole genome shotgun sequence genome:
- the POFUT3 gene encoding GDP-fucose protein O-fucosyltransferase 3 — MIRMRRKKLWASCFCFAAAFFLVVTLQVITELGNSENKVAEISSLHSGPLKPVERHAFQFKKQELHSSLKTESDVNHYPILLWWSPLTGETGRLGQCGEDVCFFTINKTYQHNQMTRAFLFYGTDFSIDSLPLPRKDYHDWALFHEESPKNNYKLFHEPTIALFNHTATFSRHSHLPLTTQYLEGVEVLKSLRYMIPLQMKNSLRKRLAPLVYVQSDCNPPSDRDSYVRELMCHIEVDSYGECLHNRDLPQHLRNPTAMDDGNFYKILAQYKFILAFENAICEDYITEKLWRPLKLGVVPVYFGSPSIVDWLPSNKSAILVSSFSHPRELAHYIKTLDTNDQEYESYLQWKLKGDISNPRLLTAVKERKWGVQDITQDNYIDTFECMVCNRVWENIRRKEKGWLPRRWKAQVNHLSCPKPKAFWFSSSNPGWTSLQEMWIPSFEQSKKEAWALRQLVERNRNFTAQEFWMLVFKE; from the exons GTTATCACTGAACTGGGCAATTCAGAGAATAAGGTGGCAGAAATCTCCAGTTTACACAGTGGCCCATTAAAGCCTGTGGAGAGACACGCTTTTCAGTTTAAGAAGCAGGAACTTCACAGCAGCTTGAAGACAGAGTCTGATGTAAATCACTACCCCATCCTGCTCTGGTGGTCTCCCCTGACTGGAGAGACAGGGAGATTGGGTCAGTGTGGAGAGGATGTTTGCTTCTTTACTATCAACAAGACCTACCAGCACAATCAGATGACGAGAGCATTTCTGTTCTATG GTACTGACTTCAGTATAGACAGCCTACCCCTCCCTCGTAAAGACTATCATGATTGGGCCCTTTTCCATGAAGAGTCGCCAAAAAACAACTACAAACTGTTCCATGAACCAACCATCGCCTTATTCAACCACACTGCAACCTTTAGCCGCCATTCTCACCTACCGCTGACCACTCAGTACCTTGAGGGTGTAGAGGTCCTGAAGTCGTTGAGGTACATGATCCCACTGCAGATGAAGAACAGCCTGAGGAAGAGGCTTGCACCACTTGTATATGTGCAGTCTGACTGCAACCCTCCTTCTGACCGGGACAGCTATGTGCGTGAGCTGATGTGCCACATTGAAGTAGACTCTTATGGGGAATGTCTGCATAACAGAGACCTTCCTCAGCATCTCAGAAATCCAACTGCCATGGATGATGGGAACTTCTATAAAATACTGGCACAGTACAAGTTCattcttgcttttgaaaatgctatCTGTGAAGATTACATCACTGAAAAACTCTGGCGGCCGCTGAAGTTGGGAGTGGTACCAGTGTACTTTGGGTCTCCCAGCATTGTAGACTGGCTTCCTAGTAACAAAAGTGCAATCCTGGTATCCAGTTTTTCACACCCTCGGGAGCTGGCCCACTATATCAAAACACTGGATACAAACGATCAAGAATATGAGTCCTACCTACAATGGAAACTGAAAGGGGACATTTCCAATCCAAGGCTGCTTACAGCGGTGAAGGAACGCAAGTGGGGAGTGCAAGATATCACCCAAGACAATTACATTGACACCTTTGAGTGCATGGTGTGTAACAGAGTGTGGGAAAacatcagaaggaaagaaaag GGATGGCTGCCCCGGAGGTGGAAGGCTCAGGTTAACCATCTGAGCTGCCCCAAACCAAAGGCGTTCTGGTTCTCATCTTCAAACCCTGGCTGGACTTCTCTCCAAGAGATGTGGATACCAAGCTTCGAGCAATCCAAGAAAGAAGCTTGGGCACTGAGGCAGCTGGTGGAAAGGAACAGGAATTTCACAGCTCAAGAATTTTGGATGCTTGTATTCAAAGAATAA